CGTTGGCTGGCATGCGGTCCCGCGGCGGATTGCGCTCCTCCTGACCTTCACGGTCGTGGGAGGGGTGATCGTGGGCGGCACGGTGCTCTTCATCCGCGCCGAACGGGCCATTGCCACATTGCCTGAAGCGGTCGGCGCCGGGCTTGCCGAAAGGGGTGGTGCCTACGTACCTCTGGACGCGATGTCGCCCTGGCTCGTCAAAGCCGTGATCGCCGCAGAGGACCAATCGTTTTGGACCAATCCCGGGATCAGCTTTGAGGGGATGGGACGGGCCCTCGTCGTGAACGTCGAACGCCGTGCGTTTGCCGAGGGCGGCAGCACGGTCACCCAGGAGCTCCTTCGCGACCGGCTGCTCGGTCCCCGTAAGACACTCGGCCGAAAGCTTGTCGAAATTGCGTACGCGCTCCTGGCGGCTCGGCGCTATTCCAAGACTGAGGTCCTGACACTGTTTCTCAACCAAGCCTATTTCGGGCACAATGCCTGGGGGATCGATGCCGCATCCCGGACCTTCTTCGGCCTGCCGCCACGGAAATTGACCCTCCCACAAGCGGCTCTGCTGGCCGGGGTGCTCCAGGCGCCCACTGCGCTCGATCCGTTCCGCTTTCCGATCGCGGCACGTCGGCGGCGGAGCGAGGTCCTCGACGCGATGGGTCGCGCGGGCTACATCACGCGCGACCAGGCTCGTCAGGCTAACAAGGCGTCGCTTGGGCTTAGAAGATCAGGCAAGGAATCCCCCGCGCCGCCGATCGGTTCACCGTTTTCGCTGACCGAACGTCCCGGTCGAGGAACCATCATCACCAACCTGACCGGCGTCGCCGCAGGATTGGTATCGCACTTGAGTGCTGGTGGGTATGATCCTCGAAAGCGCCGGGGTCCCCTTTCCAAGCGAGGTGATTGTGCCGCTTGGGTCCTGGCGAGCAAAGACGACCAAGGCCCCGGAGCCGTCGTGACCGCGGTGCCATCGGGAACGGCACCGGCTCTTGGATCGGATACGGCGTCGGTGCAGCGATTCGGCGTGGATGGCAAGGCGGCCGCTGGCTGCGTCGCTCCCACTGGGAAGCTGCCGAACGCTGGTTCCACCGCTGCGGCGACCGGGCAGTGTTTCTCGGTCGCCTAATCCCGGCGGTGCGTATCTATAGATCCTTTCCTGCCGGCGATCTCTTCATGCCGGCCAGACGATTCACGGCCTACACGGTCGTCGGCTCGCTGATCTGGTACGCTGCCCTGGCGACCGGCAGTTCCTTCCTACGATCAAGGTGGGGCGTGATTGAGCCGCTGTTCCGCGGCGACGCGCTTGCCAACTTTGCGTTCGGGGCAACAGGTCTCATCTGCTGGTACGTTCGCCGGACGCTACGGCACAACTGACGGCCGTTCTCAAGGTCGCGCATCGCAGTTCTGGGACGCCACGAAAGGGGGAATGACGTTCGTGTCACCAATCGCACTTGCCGTCCTCGCCGGGATCGTCCAGGGTGTCGTCGAGTGGTTGCCGGTGAGCAGCAAGACAATGATCACCCTGATCTTTGCGGCGGCGGGCTACTCCTTTGGGACCGCGTACGTGTTAGGGTTGCTCGCGAACATGGGGTCTTTTGCCGCCGCCCTGTGGTATTTCCGGCGAGACATCATAGGCGCACTGCGTGGTCTTCGCCAGCCATGGGCCGATACGGACGGCGCGAAGACCCTGCGTTACCTCGTGCTCGCCACGCTGGCGACCGGCGCGGTTGGGATACCAGCGTACGAGCTGGCGAAGCACGTGCTGTCGGCCGCGACGGGGGCCGTGGCCATGTTCGCGATCGGAGGAATGTTATTGGTTACCAGCGTGATCAACACCCGCCGCGAGCGGCTCGCCCGCGCCGCCGCCCATGAGGGGAAGCACGAGGTGCCCGGGACGGTCGGTTCGTTGGTCGTCGGAGCGTGCCAGGGAATCGCCGCATTACCGGGCGTCAGCCGTAGCGCTATGACGGTGACACCTCTTCTGCTCCGAGGCTACGATGCGAAAGCGGCGCTGCGCTTCTCCTTCTTGCTCGACGTCCCGGCCCTGCTGGGCGCGGGGCTTGTGCCACTCGTCGTTGAACACGGCGGCAGCCGCGCGATGAGCAGTGTCGGTCCGGGGCTCCTCGTCGCCCTGCTGGCCGTTTCCGTGGTGGTCAGCTTCCTCACCATCGACGCCGTCCTCCGTGTAGCGGCGCGCCTTCGCAGCTCGATCATCACTCTTGTGATCGGCCTGCTGACTATCGCGTCGGCACTGGCGTTCGGGTTGCGTTAACGTCAACGAGCCCAGTGCACCGAGTCTAAATTGTGCATGTATGGCGAACCTCCGAGCGTGAAGCTGTCGTCGGCCGATCATGACGCGCTGGATGCGCTCGTTCGGCCCGGCACCGTCGAAGCCCGCCTGGCGCGGCATGTCCGCACCGTCTTGCTCCTCGAGGCGGGACCTTCCATGCGCGTGACCGCCGAGCGGGTGGGGTTGGCGCCGCGGATGGGCCAGCACTGGACGCGGCGGTTCCTCGAGGGGGGGCTCGCCGGGTTGGGAGATGCCCCCCGCCCCGGACGCCTCAAACTCATTCCGCTCAGCAACGAGGCCCGCATCATGGCCGAGATGCAACACCGGCCACCGGGGCCGCGAAGTCAGTCGTCGAGCCGGACGATGGCGGCCCGCCATGGCGTCTCGCAGAGTTTTGTCACCCGCCTGTGGCGCCGCCATGGGTTGCAACCGCACCGCGTGGCGGCCTACGTCGGCAGTCCGGATCCCGACTTCGAAGCCAAGGCGGCGATCCTCGGGTTGTATCTCCAGCCGCCCGCCCATGTCGTCGTCCTCTGCATCGATGAGAAGAGTCACATCATATTCGTGGCGCAAATCATGCCAGCGGATCGGCTGACGCACGCCGACGCGCAGCTGCGCGGCGCGCCACTGGCGCTTGAGCCAGTTTCCACCCGCGAGCGGCGTGATCCCGTCTTTCGAGAAGACGTACCCATGGGGCCGCGCCTGCTGGAAAATTCGGCGGACGAGTGGACTCAGGTCAATATCCCGGATCGACTGCTGGGTCTTGGGCGTCTGGGGAACGCGGCGGTAGAGCGAGCGCGTGATCCGCAGGTGATTGTGGGTGAATTCGATATCCTCGTCTCGCCGGATCGCGATCTGCTCGGACCAACGAACGCCGGCGAGTGCGGCGACGAGCACGGCATCGCGGACGGGCGGACGCAGCTCTTCGACCGCGCGGACGAAGTCCGCGGGTTCGAGCACCGGTGGCCGACGCTCGCGGGGCCCCTCTTGGGGGAGGTGCCGGCGGCGCAGGATCCCCCGCAGCGGATTGCTCGGCAAGAGCTCGTAGTCGGCGGTCGCGACCTCCAGGATGGCGGCGAGCAACGCGACCGCGTTCTTGATCGTCTTCGGCGATAGGCGGGGGCGGTGGGGGTTGGGACGGGTGCGGCTACAGGCTGTCCGTTGCTACTGCGTTTTCCCGGCGATGAACCCTTTCGCCATCGCGCGCGTGATCACCGCGAGCGGTAGGTCAGCGAATGCCGGCAGGAGATGGTGCGTGAGCAATGATTCGTACGAGCGCCGAGTGGCGGGTTTCAGGTGGATGGCACTCTCTGGCCGCCAAGTGTGCTCGACGAACTCGCGAAACGTCGGCACGCGCCGACGCCGGAGGCCCAGCCTTCCCGATTCGATGTCGGCGACCCGCAGCGCGCGGACGGTCATGGCTTGACGATAACTCCGCCCTGCGGGTTCCCGATGGCGGCGCCCCTGACGGTCGTAGTAACTGATCCACCAGACCCGGCCGCGACGGTACACTCCCGGCATGCGGCGCGCTGCTGGCCGCGGCGCCTCTTGATGCACAGGGCCAGACGGTTTCGCAGCATTCTGGTCTGTCATTGTGCCTTTACTCTCCTGTGGCATAGCGATTCAAGAACGCTTCGATGTCGTTCAGGCGAAATCGCAACTGCCTCCCAACCCGATGGGCACGCAAGCGACGTGCCCACACGAGCTCGTAAATCCGATCCTCCTTGACGGCCAGGTAAACAGCAACCTCTTTCACCGTCCAGAGACGGGGAAGGGTCGAAGTCTCGCGTCCGTCTGCAGGTTTGGGCTCTGTGCTCATGCGTCCTTCGCCCCTTAGACCGGCTGAACTCCGTGCCAGGGTACGGCGGGGGGTTGCATCCCGCGCGCCGTCATGCTCGACGCTGACCTCCATCCGGTGGCGTGGAACGGCAGACGGCCACGATCTTCCCGAGATATAGTGGCCGGGCCGCCCACACGGCCCAGTACTGATGATGTTCCTCCAGGGTGTCTCCCGGCGACGTTTGAGGTACCGGATCCCACTTCAACTCATTAATCGTGCCACCGTATTGTCGGATCCCATAGACATTGCCGGGGGCGCGAACGACCACCCAATCCCCGAGTTCCGGTCGGAGCTTCGGGTCAAAGAATACGACGTCTGCGGCGACGATGCCGGCCGCGCGAGCGTCAGGATGACCCTTCGTCACGAACAACAGCCGTAGATCGGTAGAGAGGCGTGTCTCGGCAAGGAACCGATCAAGCAGCCGGGGATCAGGTCGCCGGCGGTATTGAAATGGTAGTGGACCCCGCCAGGAGATAAGTCGATATCGCTCGACTCGCGTACCCGCACGTGCGGGCGCAGATGTTGCTTCGTTCGATGTCAGTTGGATCTCCTCGAGGAAACGCTCAAGTTCCTGTCGATCTTGCTCAGTGGTGATACTCGTGTCCTCGAGCGACCGTGCGCCTGTCGACTGAGGATGATCGAAGCGCGCTTGCAGAGCGTCTAGCGCCCTGGCCGCCTGAAGGATGCTTGCCTGGATGGCCGCGAGCTGGTCTCGAACGTCGTCGGTGGAGACTGGTTCCTTGGCGGCGAGAAGACGATCCAGGGGGGACCGGAGGTGGCCCGCGATGCGCTGAAGGATCGGGATCGGGATCCGCCTGGCGCCTCGCTCATAGCGAGCGATCGTCGGTTGCTTCACGCCGAGAGCCTGCGCCAGTTCGGCCTGCGTCTGGCCCGCCCGCCGGCGTTCCTCGCGGAGCCGACGGGCGATTTCCGTGTGGACCACTCGGGGAGGCTTGCTTACGCTCTCCTGACGTGGCTCGTCCACAACTAACCCCCCCTACGGTATCGGTATTTCATTCCATCCATCTGGTCCGGATGGGCCCACCGGTAACTTTGGAGGCTCGTCGTGCATATTGTGACCGTCTACGCTCGCAAAGGTGGGGTGGCGACATGGCACGCTATGTCGTCCGGTCTGAATCTAGGACACTTTGTTCCCACTGTGAATCTAGAAATCTTCGACACAGCTCGCCGGGCCGGGACTCCGCCGCCGCCATCGCCAAGGGACACAGCCTCCTGCGATGACAGTTGCGCCCGGTAATCGTCGGCGCGCTCGCAATGAAGAGCATGGCGTTGAGGTCCCGCTTGCGCGCCAGATGTTTCTCTTGACGAATCCGCGAGAGATCAAGTATCATGGTATCACTTAATCCTGTAATAACAGGATGACATTATGGAGTTGAATCTACCCCCCACGCCGATCGAACGGACAAACCCCACGCCCTACTATGCGCAGCTTGCCGCCATACTCCGCCGAAGAGTGGATGCAGGACAGTGGAAAATCGGCGACCAGCTCCCGTCCGAAGCCGAACTCGAACAAGCCTATAGCGTCTCGCGCACCGTCGTGAGACAGGCGTTGACTGTCCTCACCAACGAGGGTTTGGTCGACCGCCGAAAAGGCAAGGGC
The bacterium genome window above contains:
- a CDS encoding transglycosylase domain-containing protein, which produces MGGTVLFIRAERAIATLPEAVGAGLAERGGAYVPLDAMSPWLVKAVIAAEDQSFWTNPGISFEGMGRALVVNVERRAFAEGGSTVTQELLRDRLLGPRKTLGRKLVEIAYALLAARRYSKTEVLTLFLNQAYFGHNAWGIDAASRTFFGLPPRKLTLPQAALLAGVLQAPTALDPFRFPIAARRRRSEVLDAMGRAGYITRDQARQANKASLGLRRSGKESPAPPIGSPFSLTERPGRGTIITNLTGVAAGLVSHLSAGGYDPRKRRGPLSKRGDCAAWVLASKDDQGPGAVVTAVPSGTAPALGSDTASVQRFGVDGKAAAGCVAPTGKLPNAGSTAAATGQCFSVA
- a CDS encoding VTT domain-containing protein, whose product is MRRGWQGGRWLRRSHWEAAERWFHRCGDRAVFLGRLIPAVRIYRSFPAGDLFMPARRFTAYTVVGSLIWYAALATGSSFLRSRWGVIEPLFRGDALANFAFGATGLICWYVRRTLRHN
- a CDS encoding undecaprenyl-diphosphate phosphatase, which translates into the protein MSPIALAVLAGIVQGVVEWLPVSSKTMITLIFAAAGYSFGTAYVLGLLANMGSFAAALWYFRRDIIGALRGLRQPWADTDGAKTLRYLVLATLATGAVGIPAYELAKHVLSAATGAVAMFAIGGMLLVTSVINTRRERLARAAAHEGKHEVPGTVGSLVVGACQGIAALPGVSRSAMTVTPLLLRGYDAKAALRFSFLLDVPALLGAGLVPLVVEHGGSRAMSSVGPGLLVALLAVSVVVSFLTIDAVLRVAARLRSSIITLVIGLLTIASALAFGLR
- a CDS encoding helix-turn-helix domain-containing protein, translated to MYGEPPSVKLSSADHDALDALVRPGTVEARLARHVRTVLLLEAGPSMRVTAERVGLAPRMGQHWTRRFLEGGLAGLGDAPRPGRLKLIPLSNEARIMAEMQHRPPGPRSQSSSRTMAARHGVSQSFVTRLWRRHGLQPHRVAAYVGSPDPDFEAKAAILGLYLQPPAHVVVLCIDEKSHIIFVAQIMPADRLTHADAQLRGAPLALEPVSTRERRDPVFREDVPMGPRLLENSADEWTQVNIPDRLLGLGRLGNAAVERARDPQVIVGEFDILVSPDRDLLGPTNAGECGDEHGIADGRTQLFDRADEVRGFEHRWPTLAGPLLGEVPAAQDPPQRIARQELVVGGRDLQDGGEQRDRVLDRLRR
- a CDS encoding helix-turn-helix domain-containing protein, with amino-acid sequence MDEPRQESVSKPPRVVHTEIARRLREERRRAGQTQAELAQALGVKQPTIARYERGARRIPIPILQRIAGHLRSPLDRLLAAKEPVSTDDVRDQLAAIQASILQAARALDALQARFDHPQSTGARSLEDTSITTEQDRQELERFLEEIQLTSNEATSAPARAGTRVERYRLISWRGPLPFQYRRRPDPRLLDRFLAETRLSTDLRLLFVTKGHPDARAAGIVAADVVFFDPKLRPELGDWVVVRAPGNVYGIRQYGGTINELKWDPVPQTSPGDTLEEHHQYWAVWAARPLYLGKIVAVCRSTPPDGGQRRA